The segment AATGGTAGTTGGGTGGAGAGGATATGAGTACAAAGCGAGATTGATAAAACAGTTTCATTACAAGTTGGGGTGAAGGCAATCTGTCCAAAAAGATATTCTAGGGAGTGTATTAAATCAGAATCTCATAATCTTTTTGCGAATTTGAAATGTTATTTAATTATAGAAATGAAAGTTGCACAACAAGTGGAGTATTATTTAAATTAAAAGATAGAATGATGACTGAAAATAATTTTTCGAATAATGAAGCCTCCAAACGCTATGAATTGCTTGTGGAGGGGCAGATAGCTTATGCAGAGTACATTAAGACAAGCAAAGGTGTAGTTTATATTACTAAGACTCTTGTACCTATCGAGTTAGAAGGTAAAGGTGTAGCATCTAAATTAGTCAATTTAGTGTTGGAAGACATAAAGAAGAATGGACAAACTGTAGTTCCTCAATGTCCATTTGTAAAGAGATATATAGCTTTAAACCCTGAATGGGGATCACTTGTAGAAAATTTCATAAAATGAGCGATAAAAAGTACAGATACAACAACGGAGAGTTGACTATTGTGTGGCAACCTAGCCTGTGTAGTCATTCTGGGAAATGTGTAAAGACGCTACCACAAGTATATAACCCCGATGCAAAACCTTGGATAACAACGGGGGGTTGCAACAACCGATGAGTTGATACGTCAAATCAATCTTTGCCCTTCTGGCGCATTATCTTATGAATGGAATGAGAAAGAGTAATAGAATTGACAAAATGAAGCAGTAATAATTGTTTTAATAGCAAAAAGGTATAGGGTAGATTCTAAAATCCTGTACCTTTTTTTTGTTGTGAAATGATTACTTTTAAAAGATCAGGGTCATAATGATGACATGACACCGACATGATGATTACTTAACACCGATATAACAGCCTTTTGACCTAGATCTTTTAAATCTATGTTTTTTGCCTCGTTTTAGGAGTATTTTCAACTTGTCACTTTTTTATTCATCTTTCTATTAAAAAGTAAAAGTAAGCTGTGGCCTATTCCGATTGGTACTTAGCTTATCTAGGTAGATGAGTGCTTATAAATCACTAATATTGGGTATTGAATGGAGTCAATTGCTTCTTTATATTTGCAGTATACGAAAACCAAAAAATCGCAAATATGAAGAAGATAGGAATTTATTACGGCTCTACTACAGGTTCAACACAAGGTGTAGCCGAAAAAATAGGAGAAAAACTAAATGTAGCAGAGACCGACATTAAAGATATTGCAAAATTTTCAAGTGATGAATTTCAGAACTATGATGTTTTAATCTTAGGTACATCAACATGGGGTGAGGGGGATTTACAAGACGACTGGTATGATGCCCTCGATGAAATAAAAAACATGGACCTCTCGAGTAAGCAAGTTGCTCTGTTTGGTTGTGGAGATGGACTTTCGTACCCCGATTCATTTTGTGGTGCTATGGGTACTCTCCACGATAGTTTAGGTGGAACAGGATGCACATTTATAGGGTCAGTAGCGACTGATGGGTATGATTTCAGTGACTCTCAATCCCTTGTTGATGGTTCTTTTGTAGGTTTGCCACTCGATGAAGATAATGAAGATAACCAAACAGACTCTCGCATAGAAGCTTGGGTGGAAGAACTTCAAAATCAGATGTAGTTAATTTATTTCATTTTATCTTTTTACTTAGTGCTATGCATCAATCCATACTATATACGCCACCAGCAGAAATTAGAATATTCTTAAATCATGTCTACGAATACAAGAAGGGGGTGCGTAGGATGGTGCTTTATACCTTAAGCAAAGAATATGAGCCTTTTGTCAAACAGCGCTTAGAAGGGCAAGGTATTTCTTACTTTATCCAAGAAGTGAGTTCTACAAAGATAAATCTATTTTTTGGTCATGCTCCTGCATGGAAGCAGTCAAACGTGTTGTTACGGTGCCACTAAATGAGTTGAGTCCAGAACAAGATTTCATTTTAGGTGCACTTTTAGGTTATGATCTTTGCCAGCAATGTGAAAGGTTTTGTTCAAAGAAGGAGGAGCATACCTCCATTCTAGCTGTATATTAAGGTTTTATATCGTTGTTTAAAGTTTGAAGGAGAGGGAGATGTCTTTTGTCATCTCCCTTTTTATTTGGCTTATTTTTTAGAGCGCATATTAAACACAATGGTATTGAGTAGCATAATGGCAGAGCCTAGTAAGAAAAATGAAGTAGCTTTAGGAGCTGAATGAAAGGACAGATAGAAAAACTGAAGATCTGCCTTGTCAATGTATTTGGCAACAATCATCATGATAAAATACAAAAAGAAGATTTGCCCTACGCAAAGGAAAAAGAGTGTTTTATTTGACATAATTTGTGTTCGTTTGTGATAATGAGCT is part of the Bacteroides coprosuis DSM 18011 genome and harbors:
- a CDS encoding hypothetical protein (COGs: COG2388 acetyltransferase~KEGG: rbi:RB2501_13694 hypothetical protein~SPTR: Putative uncharacterized protein;~IMG reference gene:2504107192), with the translated sequence MMTENNFSNNEASKRYELLVEGQIAYAEYIKTSKGVVYITKTLVPIELEGKGVASKLVNLVLEDIKKNGQTVVPQCPFVKRYIALNPEWGSLVENFIK
- a CDS encoding hypothetical protein (KEGG: tet:TTHERM_00884530 hypothetical protein~IMG reference gene:2504107196), giving the protein MSNKTLFFLCVGQIFFLYFIMMIVAKYIDKADLQFFYLSFHSAPKATSFFLLGSAIMLLNTIVFNMRSKK
- a CDS encoding protein of unknown function DUF1271 (InterPro IPR010693~KEGG: pdi:BDI_3075 hypothetical protein~PFAM: Ferredoxin soy-like~SPTR: Putative uncharacterized protein;~IMG reference gene:2504107193~PFAM: Protein of unknown function (DUF1271)), translated to MSDKKYRYNNGELTIVWQPSLCSHSGKCVKTLPQVYNPDAKPWITTGGCNNR
- a CDS encoding flavodoxin (COGs: COG0716 Flavodoxins~InterPro IPR010086:IPR008254~KEGG: bvu:BVU_3217 flavodoxin FldA~PFAM: Flavodoxin/nitric oxide synthase~SPTR: Flavodoxin;~TIGRFAM: Flavodoxin, long chain~IMG reference gene:2504107194~PFAM: Flavodoxin~TIGRFAM: flavodoxin, long chain): MKKIGIYYGSTTGSTQGVAEKIGEKLNVAETDIKDIAKFSSDEFQNYDVLILGTSTWGEGDLQDDWYDALDEIKNMDLSSKQVALFGCGDGLSYPDSFCGAMGTLHDSLGGTGCTFIGSVATDGYDFSDSQSLVDGSFVGLPLDEDNEDNQTDSRIEAWVEELQNQM